The nucleotide window CCATTCATGCCTAAACAGCACAAAGTCAGTGTCTAATCTACATTGAATTTATGCCAGTTCATAGCTTACCTGTCCCATCCATATCTCTCGTTTGCCAGGAGAACAACTGCAGTCAGACCTACTGTAAAAAGCTGTATACGTTAGACAATGCAATATCAATAGGGTTCAAAGACTTACCAGAGCGAGCAGAATGAACACATCGTCTATGCCGAACCATCTCTTGACAACCAAGCGTGTATACAAACGCGCACACACTGTTAGTGTGGCTAGTGTCATGAAGATTGCGTTGACAATGATGAGTGCTGGGCCACGCGTCTCGGGATCAACATAGTTTGGTGTCGGCCATGATAGAATCACGTCCAGCGGTGGGAGCTGCATTCTGAGTTTTTGATGGCCGCAATAAGCTCGTAAGACATGCGGTCGCGGCAGTCGAACTAACAGCGAATAGACAAATGGGATCAGCTTCTGGGGGATCGAGGAGATGGCCCATCCCTAGGGTGAAGACCTCGATGATATGGTCCCTAGTGGGGCATGCCGTTAGCTCTTCTACTGTCTGAAGCAACCGATTGATTCTTGGCTTTCGTTAAGGTGCTGGCGTCACATAGGCTGCGAACTCGCGTAGTGGTACACGGCCCTGCACAGCAAGGACAATCACGGCACATCAGCAGGGTCCACGGACACGCCCTGGCCGCACTATGGAACGGGACAATACAAAATAGCTCTTGCGCGACCGCTTGACACGAGTATAGCCATGTGCGCTTGGATGGAAAGGCCACTTAGTGATGATTCCCACCTTGGGCGTATCTCCGAAACCGCGTCCTGTGTAGCAGAGGAGAACCGCAATGTTAGCTCGCCGGATGCCAAATCTCCGCACCGAGTCCGTCTATCAAAAGGTTCGACTAAATGGACATGAATAATGTTCCTTACTTGGTTACCCAGTGATCTCTCAGGATTCTCGCCCAAGTAGCGCACGGGAACTAAATATCGAAGCTTTCGGAGGTACACACCAGCCACCCGGCTCGATCGTTCCGGCGTCTGAACGTGACGTGGAGACGGTCAACACGTGAATGCGTGCCCATCCATGGTACATGTTCGCCGAATCGCAGCGGTGATTACTACATCGACAGGTTCTCAAGGGAAGGTCAGTCGAGAGCGGACTGTGTCTGCAACCACGAGTGGGCCCCCTATGACTAGCGTTGAGCACCTTCCATTTACCCTGCGACGATCTCAACACCAAGAAACTTAAAATTATGGACACCTCTCCATCAGACTACCGTCTCCGCGTCATGCTTGAGACAAACAGGCATCTTATATACAAACAGTAGGTGCCATAAGCCTGGCTGGCAGCAAGCATCCCGAATCGGCTTGACCTTGCACAGCGTCACGGCAATACTACGGCAATGCGCAGTCAACGAAACATTAATGGTGTTGCGCAGAGGTCTATGCGTATGGGGGTGGCCTGGAGAAACGCATGCTTCTGGATCGTAATTGTCTCCTAGCTAGTAAAACGGTACGGTACGTATCTGATACCTGGCCAGGGTAGCCCAGCTTACCTATATACTGTAGACAATGAGATGCCCACATTGAATCCTTCGCTCCATCTCGGTTCCAGAAGCCAGATTGCTGGATTCTCTCCAGAACCCTCTCTGGCCCATTTGCCGGGATCGGATTATGACTCGGGGCAGGCTCTCAGCAACGTGCTGCAAGCCGCTCAATCCCCCATATGTGGCTGCGTGGCTGAATGCTGCCTAGGAAGGAAAAGGAACCAACATGCTCTCGAGACGGAGATAGGCACGCCATGAATCTTGACTTTGCGATGCCGACCGTGACAACAGGCCATATGTTTGCGCGATCACAGATCAGACCGGGTCGCTACAAATGCCTTTCTCAGCACATATGCCAAATTTAAGTACAGGGATGACCCGCGCGATATCGCCCCACACTGTTGCGCGATCGACAAATCCTCGTTCTTCGCCACGCTTTATACATTTCTCTCCTTTTACTATACACTTTTCAGGGCAACGGTACGTACATCAGACATGGCAGATTTCTGTAGTTAATCGGCATCGGAGTCAAGTCCGGTCATGCCAACATCGCCCAAAGTTCTGTCAAGCCACCTCAGACTTCGTTGACGCTTGTTGAACCACGTGGGACTCTTTAGTCGCACCAGGTACACTTTTCATCGGGCTTTTCACTACGCGATACCTTCAAGGTTATTCCTGGATGTGTTCTCAGGAGTTGAACATATCATTTGCCGTTTTCAGCGCCGTCGCGGGTGGCGGTACTAAACACTTGGCGAGTCAGGCTTCGGAAGGCTGCAGCCGTGCCGTTCCAGGGCATAGGGCTTGCGACCGCGAGCTGTTCATATACATTGGGCGTGGGTACAGGAGTGGATGACGAAACGGGCTTTGTGGCGGGTGTAAACATGGTATTGAGCAAGGGGAAGACATCTTACAAATACCTTCCAAATGTGGCATGAGTTCGAGTGGCGTGTGCAGGGTGGGTAAGGTAGTGTACCTTGAGCGGGACAGATCTAGAGGCGTTCACGGCTAGCAATGCCGACACATGGAGTGGATCATTACTAATGTTTAGTAATTTTACGCATACACACAATCCCGCGAGTATCCCTAAGCCTGTGTGTAACTACAAGTTGCTCGTCGCGCGCAACAAGTGAATGCGCCACCAGTCATGCGGGCCTCAACCAGCGAACCATGGTCTTGGCAAAGTGTGATATCCTTCAGATCAAAATCCTCAATTCATTTCTCCAATATTCTTCCATTCAGTCTCACTCGTTTGCCAATAACTATATACTGGGCGAAATTGTCGCTAGCGAGTTCCGGAAGTCTCGCATCGTTACCGGTTTCTGGCAAATCTCCGTTGTCACCAGGGTTCTCATCGAACATATGAACATCATGTCCTTTATTTCCATCCAGAATGCTTACCCCTCTGTATAAGTCGTGCTACTTGCACAAGACCGGGGGTAACATGCACATTTACTGCAGTGCCAATCCACGGCAAGTATTCCGGAGATTCATGTAAGATACACAGAATTCTGCATAGCCTCACAAAGCTGACGTAGACGCCAAGTCATGATACAAGCTTTCTGGCCAATGGTAAAGTATGCCGAGTCGCGGAAGGTAATCAATAAATAATTTTCTTTCTACTATTATACAAGTCctgtaacgggctgagcctcgagtcacatgactaggctgctagcctagtcgcttccccggcaacgtgagggccgtgcgccaacccaaacaaagcaggctcgccgcttgcgtcttaccttctttcttcatcttgactgtaaatagcatctggactaggtagctggaatacagtccctacagaccgttcacatacagtcaagatcaagaagaacacgcagaatacgcagaacacgcagaacacgcagaacacgcagaacacgcagaacacgcagaatacgcagaatacgcagaatacgcagaatacgcagaacacgcagaacacgcagcaACCAAAGCACCGCTATAATGAGCTCCCCGGGGATACTGACATGACGACGAACGATTCGAACCAGCTGTTACAGTCGCTACTACAGAGACTTGAAGACATGAGCACTAGGATGGAGAGGCTGGAAGCACCATCGCACGAGCTACCTCAAACGCCTGGTCACAATACAGACGCCACCACTGATCCAACGCCAACCTCCGAGACTTCGAACACATCTGTGCCTATAACCCCAAAGCCGCGGCACAGCTTACCCCACCCGCCTACGTTTGGTGGAAACAAATCacaatggcgaggatggaagctagagatggagggcaagatcgaagaagacgcgcaAGCTATTGGAAGCCTAAAAGCTCAGCTACGCTACGTCTACATGCGTCTTGATGGGGCAGCGAAAACCAACGTTACAACATACTACGAGATACAAGTTAAAGAAGAATCGCCAAACCCTTTCAAGCTGCTTGACCGCCTTGAACTCCTCTACGGCGAACGAAATCGGAAGGAGAAAGCCATTCAGAACCTCTACTCTATACGCCAGAAGGACGACGAGACGTTTATTTCCTTCTATCCACggtttgagaaagagatggcCAACGCTGACGCAGAAAGCTGGCCTGAGCATACGAAGATATCCTACTTACGCAATGCATTAAGTGGTAGGATAAAGGATAGGCTTGTTGGTACATCAGGAGCAGAAACAAGCACATACGCAAGGTTCGCTCAGAAGTGTGCAGATCTTAGCAACGACATGGAGTTGTTCGGCCAATGGACGAAAACAACCCGCCGTTACGGTAGCCGAACTGCTGAAAATGCACCAACCTATGAACCACCAGCAAAATCAAATAATGCCACGCTCACAGCAGTTTCCCCCGAAGACATGATGGAATGGGAACCTACGCAGCCTACAACTACCCAAGTGAACGCTGTCGGCCTCCGCGGCAAGACccagactttccaacaagcaagtaaagcaagtcaccgctctaaacttgacttgcttggttcaaacataggctttacttgacttgcttggggtgatttttttacttgcttgacttgcttgtattacttgcaagtacttggattacttgactactacaaagagattaagctacatacaaattaccaaaactcagtgttccactctagtatgttgtaatctcctacaagctgctcatctgaaagcttagcctcgctacagttgtacggtttataaccagctcgcacccatgaccttactaattgaagagctgcgagtagctcactgcccagagcacgtcgtttaggttcaagaaggtcgccaagctcactgaagaggcgctcacagtcgctgcttgatgctgggatagtcatgatatcgattgcaaactgcgctaaatgcgggtatttcggcagtagttgtatccagtattggacaggatttccatctgcgttgtactgctcctgcgtccactgcggctcttgtgttttccagcgctcaaactcgtcaagtggagcctctcggtcattgttgcggctaagtatagcaataattgcctcgtctatgttgttgctactcggcgcagttgtataccgctggcgtgctcgttgaggtttgtatgccgcccaaagctgttggaacgacgcgttggcactagtaagccaatcagctttgtctgcccacgccacatcgcagtagttcttgtagtacgggtgtaggcaaacagcggcgtagtaagcgggcgagtcgtcgagcttgttgtagtagtcgttggctttgctccacgcggcgcggaggttgacgttgaggtgatcctctggagcctcggcatgagcgttgaagtcgacgtgctcgaacgggcgcgcccgggcctcaagcttgctgagtacgtactcaaaaacgggtataacctcatagattgcgccgtatttgccatccttagagcgtccctcgaggcgttttgtggcgtacttgagcggctctaagcagtcctggtactctgcaatcaccgcccagtcagcagctcggagcccagttgatctcatccagtttggggcgtcgggccgcttattattccgctgcgcagcgtgcgcatcttcaaggataaccctattgatatgatgctcagcgtacaagttatacgcggcttgaagcttggtagcgcgctcaaaagcagcatagtatgagttccagcgagtgacgacaggcttgactggctcgagtactttgagacgcccttcagcaggcaggttgttgttggcaaggcgctggtagccacgaaaaagctcgtactgttgcggcgttttgatatagttgatgacgtcaactagcactccaatagggccatctttccgccactctcgcatatactgctcctcggtattgtactgctcttgagtgttgccgtaggcgtctttgttggtgccaaatataatagcctggccgatgaggttaagcgtgtgacaactgcagcggaggcgccggtgagcggactcaaattcgtactcgcgcgcgagcgcggcgatcgcagtgtcgttgttggtagcgttgtcgagtacaaaatagcctaatcggtcgcttgttattccgtatgctgagagcgtcgtcgagatagctttggcaatagcctcaccggtgtgggcgccagcgagctcaggcagatcgattggtaagtctcgtattattccagctgcgtcggcaaagtgagcgactactccaaagaagccacgtttaccaccctttgttgtccagccatcaaagcttacgtgtattttgcttactgagcctgacagggtgtcgataacttgcggtcgtatagaccggaacaacctcatcacaaaggtagaaacgctggtattacttacccacaacgctgcctctgcctctgggttggcaaatctcatcatctctctaaaatcaggcgtcgtaagttcgctgagcgggtggtttcggttaacaagccacatgacagtggctgttcgaaagccctctacttcgaagtttccaaacgcgttagcagtgttttgttgtacgtctaaaccagcgtcaaaagcttgccgcaacgacagctggcctcgagctctctgcgctaactttgggccatctttcgtaaggttgtggccaggctttggttggctgagatgggtggctgctgaggttgtagcctgagtaatgttaaacaaaccaccacggccagcgtcgatagttttgtgtacatggcagtacttgcacacaaaccagattcgagatgtagcatggcgctcaacaacgcggtagccatactgaaagatccaactttttgggcgcttagaacgcgccaatggcttgataaaatcaggtaaacgtgcccagtcaatgccgtcaaagttctcaactagtgcgctgtttgtctcatcctgaccaccctctccagcctcagttgtagccaccgtgccagctcggctgccctcggtgggcgcgacaatctcagcctccgcctgcgactctaagaactgcaactcgaaggtaggtattggcggcgaggcgttagcctggcttgcggcagctagggttttgcgaggtgatcgacgctgaggtctaggcttagatgcaggcttagatgcaggctcaggtgaagcctcaggagttgaggcgacgttgttggtggcagcggctactttcgtacgtttgctccgagcagaagtttgtggtaggcgacgtttggccatattgggggtatcagggcagtataaatcactggaaaacgcgttgctataggggatactgcattgcgataggcttctagacaggcgtacgtcgagattggagcaatgcgctagactaaggctaacgttatttgatagccgcttagcctgtttgggactcaaccgaggcaactgcaacacttcaaaaccatcgcgacatctaccgtacagcagttttagcaccctcatcacagtaacgctaaaacaaccaagtaaaccaagtaagccaagcaagcaaagtatcttgacttgacttgcttgcttagctgcccagctcttacttgacttgcttgcttggtttaaaccaagcaagtcaagcaagtaatccaagtcaacttgctttttggaaagtctggCAAGACCAACATGAATGGATATCCATCTAGGCGTCCCGAAGACCGAGAACTTATTGGAAAACGAGCAAAATGGGTCAACCAAGAGGAAATCGATGCTCGACGCCAGGAACGACGCTGCCTCCGATGCGGCCGCAACAATTGCCGAATAGCTACATGCCCGTTAGCAGCCGCTCTACGACCAACTCACGTTAGCGTCAAGACAGCAAAGAGTACTGTGGTCACCAAGGCAGctgtagaggaggaagatcCAGAAGACTCCGAAGCAGAGCAATAGGAACACGCGGCAGCTCAGAAAGAATGGAAAGAGACCGGAAAGCAAAAGATGGATAGCGATCCCTTTGTACTGGACGTTAGACTTAATGGAACTGACTTTGTCACTGGACTTGTTGACTCAGGTTGCCTTTGCTATTCTGCCATTAATGAACAACTCTTTCGATCTCTGAGACTGCCATCAATCAAGATAGCCCCGCGCCAGCTAGAGGAAGCAGCTGGGAAGAACGCAGAACCAAGTACTGTCCTAGATACAGTTACTTACGCCTCGATAGACATAGACGGCCACCAGCAGaaacgcgtcttcttctacgttgTACCTGGCCTAACTTACGACGTGATCCTAGGAAAGCCCTGGTTAGAAGATGCCGACGTCACAATTTCGGCCAAACAAGGCTGCCTAGATATCGGCGCGTCAAACATCCGCGCATGGAACCACAAGAAAGCGTCATACAAGCCACCACTAATGAAGGCTACTCAGGTGATGGCTTCCGCATTCATGGCGGAggtgagaagaagccgtaggaAGAACAAAGGAGACGGTATTGCGCTCGACACTGGACTGTTCGCTGTTTCCATCGCCGACATTGAGAAAGCTTTGAAACCGCGCAAACGATCCGATCCAAAGACGAAGCTCCCACCCCAGTACCACCAATGGCTGAAGGCTTTCGACCATTTCCTAGCTGAGAAACTTCCCCCGCATCGTAAAGGCGTTGATCTCCACATTGAGATTGAAAAGGATCAAGACGGAAACGAGAAGACCATTCCATGGGGTCCGCTCTACGGCATGAGCCGAGAAGAGTTACTAGTGCTTAGGAAAACTCTCACCGAGCTGTTAGACAAGGATTTTATCCGCGCAAGTAACTCTCCCGCAGCTGCACCCGTCCTGATGGTCAAAAAGCCAGGAGGGGGCATCCGAttttgcgttgactaccgAGGCTTGAACAACA belongs to Pyrenophora tritici-repentis strain M4 chromosome 10, whole genome shotgun sequence and includes:
- a CDS encoding Retrotrans-gag domain containing protein produces the protein MTTNDSNQLLQSLLQRLEDMSTRMERLEAPSHELPQTPGHNTDATTDPTPTSETSNTSVPITPKPRHSLPHPPTFGGNKSQWRGWKLEMEGKIEEDAQAIGSLKAQLRYVYMRLDGAAKTNVTTYYEIQVKEESPNPFKLLDRLELLYGERNRKEKAIQNLYSIRQKDDETFISFYPRFEKEMANADAESWPEHTKISYLRNALSGRIKDRLVGTSGAETSTYARFAQKCADLSNDMELFGQWTKTTRRYGSRTAENAPTYEPPAKSNNATLTAVSPEDMMEWEPTQPTTTQVNAVGLRGKTQTFQQASKASHRSKLDLLGSNIGFT